One genomic window of Candidatus Binatia bacterium includes the following:
- a CDS encoding rhomboid family intramembrane serine protease — translation MFPYRDENQTQRPAIVTGAIIGLNVLSWLGVQGAGAAYPLAKSVCELGLIAGELTGSLPPGTRFPMGQGLPACIIDPGPQVSHLFTHMFLHGSWMHLLGNMWFLWLFGNNVEDSMGRGRFVVFYLLCGLAAAAGQILTDSGSPVPMVGASGAISGVMGAYLILYPNVRVYTLVPLGFFITSMALPAWVMLGYWFAIQFLSGVVSFAADVGGGVAFWAHVGGFIAGVALIKLFARSDYIAEHRAQRWRPQRIMRGF, via the coding sequence ATGTTTCCCTATCGCGACGAAAATCAGACCCAGCGTCCGGCCATCGTTACCGGAGCGATCATCGGCCTCAACGTTCTCAGTTGGCTCGGCGTGCAAGGCGCCGGCGCGGCCTACCCGCTCGCCAAGTCCGTCTGCGAGCTTGGACTCATCGCCGGAGAATTGACCGGCTCGCTTCCACCCGGCACACGTTTTCCAATGGGCCAAGGGTTGCCGGCTTGCATAATCGACCCCGGTCCTCAGGTCTCGCATCTATTCACTCATATGTTCCTCCACGGCTCCTGGATGCATTTGTTGGGGAACATGTGGTTCCTCTGGCTCTTCGGCAACAACGTCGAAGATTCCATGGGACGCGGGCGCTTCGTCGTATTCTATTTGTTGTGCGGGCTGGCCGCGGCGGCCGGGCAGATCTTGACCGACTCCGGCTCGCCGGTGCCGATGGTCGGCGCGTCGGGAGCGATCAGCGGCGTCATGGGCGCCTACCTCATACTCTATCCGAACGTGCGGGTCTACACGCTGGTGCCGTTGGGATTTTTCATCACCTCCATGGCGCTGCCCGCGTGGGTCATGCTCGGCTACTGGTTCGCGATTCAGTTTCTCAGCGGCGTGGTCTCCTTCGCGGCCGACGTCGGAGGCGGCGTCGCCTTCTGGGCGCACGTCGGCGGTTTCATAGCCGGCGTCGCGCTTATCAAGTTGTTCGCACGGTCGGACTATATCGCGGAGCATCGCGCGCAGCGTTGGCGGCCGCAACGCATCATGCGCGGCTTCTAG